A single Zootoca vivipara chromosome 1, rZooViv1.1, whole genome shotgun sequence DNA region contains:
- the GMFB gene encoding glia maturation factor beta, which translates to MSESLVVCDVAEDLVEKLRKFRFRKETNNAAIIMKIDKDKQLVVLDEEHEGISPDELKDELPERQPRFIVYSYKYQHDDGRVSYPLCFIFSSPVGCKPEQQMMYAGSKNKLVQTAELTKVFEIRNTEDLTEEWLHEKLGFFH; encoded by the exons ATG AGTGAATCCCTCGTGGTTTGTGACGTGGCCGAAGACCTCGTGGAGAAGCTGAGAAAATTCCGTTTCCGCAAAGAGACGAACAATGCTGCGATTATCA TGAAGATTGACAAGGATAAGCAGCTGGTGGTTCTGGATGAAGAACATGAG GGCATTTCTCCGGATGAGCTAAAAGACGAACTGCCCGAGAGGCAACCTCGAT TCATCGTCTACAGCTACAAGTACCAGCACGACGACGGAAGAGTCTCTTACCCGCTCTGCTTCATCTTCTCCAGCCCCGTCG GGTGCAAGCCTGAGCAACAGATGATGTACGCCGGCAGCAAAAATAAGCTCGTACAGACGGCGGAACTCACAAAG GTATTTGAAATCAGGAATACAGAAGACCTCACTGAGGAGTGGCTGCATGAGAAGCTTGGCTTCTTCCATTGA
- the CGRRF1 gene encoding cell growth regulator with RING finger domain protein 1: MAAAFLVALYEYSPLFYISVVFICFLVTSGLVMGWFGWDVPVILRNSDEAESTVKVSQKQMRQVKNPFSLEIKNLETASVANGITLVPDCLEDCLLTCYWGCSVQKIHEALQKHAYCFRIKTPQAFEDAVYNEYLYRQQYCIETSDKAGKHCQLPKEAQIIDFGPVPRSRYPLVALLTLEDEGNREIYDIVSMVSIIHITDDSYRLSCRILYQYLLMAQGQFHDLKQLFMSANSNASSLSSPPSGDRTEDRVLLEKAGLAEDEAELPDENSKDCIVCQNRAVNWVLLPCRHTCLCDECVKYFKQCPMCRQFVGESFPLCGRKE; encoded by the exons atGGCTGCGGCGTTCCTGGTGGCGCTGTACGAGTACTCGCCGCTCTTCTACATCTCTGTCGTCTTCATCTGCTTCCTGGTCACCAGCGGCCTAGTCATGGGCTG GTTTGGGTGGGATGTTCCCGTGATTCTGAGAAATTCAGACGAAGCTGAATCAACAGTGAAAGTGTCCCAGAAACAGATGCGGCAGGTGAAAAACCCATTCAGCCTGGAAATAAAAAACCTGGAAACGGCTTCAGTTGCAA ATGGCATAACACTGGTGCCTGATTGCCTGGAAGACTGCCTCCTTACGTGCTACTGGGGCTGCAGCGTGCAGAAAATCCACGAAGCTCTGCAGAAACACGCTTATTGCTTTCGAATAAAAACTCCGCAGGCCTTTGAGGATGCCGTGTATAACGAGTATCTCTACCGCCAGCAGTATTG CATCGAGACGTCTGACAAAGCGGGAAAGCATTGCCAGTTACCCAAAGAGGCACAAATCATTGACTTTGGCCCTGTGCCCAGATCTCGGTACCCGCTAGTTGCACTGCTGACGCTAGAGGATGAAGGCAACAGAGAAATATATGACATT gtGTCTATGGTATCTATAATCCACATTACTGATGACAGTTATAGGCTTTCCTGTCGAATACTGTATCAGTATCTCCTCATGGCCCAAGGTCAATTTCATGATCTAAAG caactttTCATGTCTGCCAACAGCAACGCCTCATCTCTAAGCAGCCCTCCCTCGGGTGACAGGACAGAGGACCGCGTCCTCCTCGAGAAAGCCGGGCTGGCTGAGGACGAGGCGGAGCTGCCAGATGAAAACAGCAAGGACTGCATCGTCTGCCAGAACAGGGCTGTCAACTGGGTGCTCCTCCCTTGCCGCCACACCTGCCTGTGTGACGAATGTGTGAAATATTTCAAGCAGTGCCCAATGTGCCGGCAGTTTGTTGGGGAGTCCTTTCCCCTGTGCGGCCGAAAAGAGTGA